The proteins below are encoded in one region of Microbispora sp. NBC_01189:
- a CDS encoding MGMT family protein, which produces MSETGREPPPYAERVLDVVDRIPPGKVMSYGDVAEYLGEGGPRQVGRVMSLWGGAVPWWRVIRADGTPAAGLEAECLARWRAEGTPTRGARADMRTARWDGRG; this is translated from the coding sequence GTGTCTGAGACCGGCCGCGAGCCCCCGCCGTACGCCGAACGGGTGCTCGACGTGGTGGACCGGATCCCGCCCGGCAAGGTCATGTCGTACGGGGACGTCGCCGAGTATCTCGGCGAGGGCGGCCCCCGGCAGGTCGGCCGGGTGATGTCCCTGTGGGGCGGTGCCGTGCCGTGGTGGCGGGTCATCCGCGCCGACGGGACCCCGGCGGCCGGTCTGGAGGCCGAGTGCCTGGCGAGATGGCGGGCCGAGGGCACCCCGACCCGGGGCGCGCGGGCCGACATGCGCACGGCCCGCTGGGACGGCCGCGGGTGA
- a CDS encoding S8 family serine peptidase yields the protein MLRVVSLGAALAALLLGTGPAVSAAVLPEDTVPAVAPAATRAAVPGGGEERWALDVVNAAAAWKVTKGAGVVVALLGGGQPDSGLPELAGRVEHGPDMTGTVLGDETQRPGDDATALASVIAGSGSGGGLSGVAPEARVLSLPVVVNRPERDYVDPEERPEETRDSPLARGIRYAAAQGAKVICLPVPAYGVDRVERDAISFALTRGAVLVAAVGDAGQSEYARQNGTSFWAFPAGYPGVVGVGAVDRRGGKTSGSSDNLSVLVAAPGERVPVALPGGRRGTASGTGVASAIVAGTIALIKAKYPDLPPELVSRALTATSRPHPPAGYDDKVGFGVVDAAAALAKAGELVGYGQASAVQDDAHFGKGAVSRAPARPGPDPVRLWVYGIAIVLGIGGFCAGALALSRR from the coding sequence GTGCTGAGGGTGGTCTCGCTCGGCGCGGCGCTGGCGGCCCTCCTGCTCGGGACCGGCCCGGCGGTCTCCGCGGCCGTCCTGCCGGAGGACACCGTCCCGGCCGTCGCGCCGGCGGCCACACGGGCTGCCGTACCGGGCGGCGGGGAGGAGCGCTGGGCGCTCGACGTCGTCAACGCGGCCGCCGCCTGGAAGGTGACCAAGGGCGCCGGGGTGGTCGTGGCCCTCCTCGGCGGCGGCCAGCCCGACTCCGGGCTGCCCGAACTGGCCGGCCGGGTCGAGCACGGCCCGGACATGACGGGCACGGTGCTCGGCGACGAGACGCAGCGTCCGGGCGACGACGCGACCGCGCTGGCGTCGGTGATCGCGGGGAGTGGCAGCGGCGGCGGGCTCTCGGGCGTCGCGCCGGAGGCGCGGGTGCTGTCGCTTCCCGTCGTGGTGAACCGGCCGGAGCGCGACTACGTCGATCCGGAGGAACGGCCGGAGGAGACGCGCGACAGCCCGCTCGCCCGGGGCATCCGGTACGCCGCCGCCCAGGGCGCGAAGGTCATCTGCCTGCCCGTCCCGGCGTATGGCGTCGACCGGGTGGAGCGCGACGCCATCTCCTTCGCGCTGACCAGGGGCGCCGTGCTCGTGGCCGCGGTGGGCGACGCGGGCCAGTCGGAGTACGCGCGGCAGAACGGCACCTCCTTCTGGGCGTTCCCGGCGGGATATCCCGGAGTGGTGGGCGTGGGGGCGGTCGACCGGCGGGGCGGCAAGACCTCCGGCAGCAGCGACAACCTTTCGGTCCTGGTCGCCGCGCCGGGAGAACGGGTGCCGGTCGCGCTTCCCGGCGGACGCCGGGGCACGGCGTCGGGCACCGGAGTGGCCAGCGCGATTGTCGCGGGAACCATCGCGCTTATTAAGGCGAAATATCCGGATCTGCCGCCTGAATTGGTCTCACGGGCGCTGACCGCGACGTCGCGTCCCCATCCGCCCGCCGGTTATGACGACAAAGTCGGATTCGGAGTAGTGGACGCGGCGGCAGCCCTCGCGAAAGCCGGAGAACTCGTCGGATACGGCCAGGCGTCGGCGGTCCAGGACGACGCGCACTTCGGCAAGGGCGCGGTCTCACGGGCGCCCGCGCGCCCGGGGCCGGATCCGGTTAGGCTCTGGGTCTACGGCATCGCCATCGTCCTCGGGATCGGCGGTTTCTGCGCCGGCGCCCTCGCGCTCAGCCGCCGGTGA
- a CDS encoding S8 family serine peptidase → MLTRRARTKIRTKIGRCVLAALAAGTLTLPGGAFLGAARADDVRLSQQDVLRTLDVDDAWQLTRGAGVTVAVLDSGVDPDHRDLAGSVVTGRDFTTGANPRGVEPVRLHGTYMASLIAGHGHGPDGADGIIGVAPEARVLSVRVILEDEEPGFRTFNSDARYEGVVAKGIRYAVDHGAEVVNLSLSKDMPTKDERAAIRYAISKGVVLVAAAGNDGAGKQTAPYSYPAAIPGVISVAAVTSTLRRASFSNRNSSVMVAAPGVDVLGAGPGDEYWVGRGTSQATALVSGIAALIKSRHPRMSPALVAQALSSSPERKGPYNTGTGFGVVNAYRALSVAATLARHRAVASGAGVLNPARPLRTAAGGQEPIVVVRRDTGAILLYGGIALAAFAGSGAGLAVLLVLARRARRREREDDALPPAPWPSRLPT, encoded by the coding sequence GTGCTGACCCGGCGCGCTCGTACGAAGATCCGGACGAAGATCGGGAGGTGCGTCCTGGCCGCGCTCGCGGCCGGGACGCTCACCCTGCCCGGCGGGGCCTTCCTCGGCGCGGCCCGGGCCGACGACGTACGGCTCAGCCAGCAGGACGTGCTGCGGACCCTCGACGTCGACGACGCGTGGCAGCTGACGAGGGGCGCGGGCGTCACCGTGGCGGTCCTGGACTCGGGGGTGGACCCCGACCACCGCGACCTCGCCGGCTCGGTCGTCACCGGCAGGGACTTCACGACCGGCGCCAACCCCCGGGGGGTGGAGCCGGTGCGGCTGCACGGCACGTACATGGCCTCGCTCATCGCCGGGCACGGACACGGGCCGGACGGGGCCGACGGCATCATCGGAGTGGCGCCGGAGGCCCGGGTGCTGTCCGTACGGGTGATCCTGGAGGACGAGGAGCCCGGGTTCCGCACGTTCAACTCCGACGCGCGCTACGAGGGCGTGGTCGCCAAGGGCATCAGGTACGCCGTGGACCACGGCGCCGAGGTCGTCAACCTGTCGCTGTCGAAGGACATGCCGACGAAGGACGAGCGCGCGGCCATCCGCTACGCGATCTCCAAGGGCGTCGTCCTGGTCGCCGCGGCGGGCAACGACGGCGCGGGCAAGCAGACCGCGCCGTACTCCTACCCCGCGGCGATCCCCGGCGTGATCTCGGTGGCGGCGGTCACCTCCACGCTGCGGCGGGCCTCGTTCTCCAACCGCAACTCCTCGGTCATGGTGGCCGCCCCCGGCGTGGACGTCCTCGGGGCGGGCCCGGGCGACGAGTACTGGGTCGGCCGGGGGACCTCGCAGGCGACCGCGCTCGTCTCCGGGATCGCCGCGCTCATCAAGTCGCGCCATCCCCGGATGTCGCCCGCGCTCGTCGCGCAGGCGCTTTCCTCGTCGCCCGAACGCAAGGGGCCCTACAACACGGGCACCGGCTTCGGGGTGGTCAACGCGTACCGCGCGCTGAGCGTCGCGGCCACCCTCGCGCGGCACCGCGCCGTCGCGTCCGGCGCCGGAGTGCTGAACCCCGCGCGTCCCCTCCGTACGGCGGCGGGCGGCCAGGAGCCCATCGTGGTCGTACGGCGCGACACCGGCGCGATCCTGCTCTACGGCGGCATCGCGCTCGCCGCGTTCGCGGGTTCGGGCGCGGGGCTCGCGGTCCTGCTCGTGCTCGCCCGGCGGGCGAGGCGGCGGGAGCGGGAGGACGACGCGCTGCCTCCGGCTCCTTGGCCGTCACGCCTGCCGACGTAG
- the moeZ gene encoding adenylyltransferase/sulfurtransferase MoeZ, translated as MSLPPLVEPAAELTVDEVRRYSRHLIIPDVGMAGQKRLKNAKVLCVGAGGLGSPALLYLAAAGVGTLGVVDFDVVDESNLQRQVIHGQSDVGRLKAESAAASVREINPLVNVIIHNVALTTDNVMDVFAGYDLIVDGTDNFATRYMVNDAAVLLGKPYVWGSIYRFDGQASVFWAEHGPCYRCLYPEPPPPGMVPSCAEGGVLGVLCASIGSIQVNEAIKVLTGVGEPLVGRLMIYDALEMKYRDVKVRKDPECPLCGKNPSITELIDYEAFCGTISDEAQEAAAGSTITAAELEAMRDRGDDIMIIDVREPNEYEIVSIPGAVLIPKGEFLNGSALEGLPQNRKIVLHCKSGARSAEVLAVLKNAGFSDAVHVGGGVLSWIKTVDPSLPTY; from the coding sequence GTGTCGTTGCCACCGCTGGTAGAGCCGGCAGCAGAGCTGACGGTCGACGAGGTGCGCCGCTACTCGCGCCACCTGATCATCCCCGATGTGGGCATGGCGGGTCAGAAGCGGCTGAAGAACGCCAAGGTGCTGTGTGTGGGCGCGGGCGGCCTGGGCTCTCCCGCCCTGCTGTACCTGGCCGCGGCCGGGGTGGGCACCCTCGGCGTCGTCGACTTCGACGTCGTCGACGAGTCGAACCTCCAGCGCCAGGTGATCCACGGCCAGTCGGACGTGGGCCGGCTGAAGGCCGAGTCGGCCGCCGCGAGCGTGCGGGAGATCAACCCGCTGGTGAACGTCATCATCCACAACGTCGCTCTGACGACCGACAACGTGATGGACGTCTTCGCCGGCTACGACCTGATCGTGGACGGCACGGACAACTTCGCCACCCGCTACATGGTGAACGACGCGGCCGTGCTGCTGGGCAAGCCGTACGTCTGGGGGTCCATCTACCGCTTCGACGGCCAGGCGAGCGTCTTCTGGGCCGAGCACGGGCCGTGCTACCGCTGCCTCTACCCCGAGCCCCCGCCGCCGGGCATGGTGCCGAGCTGCGCCGAGGGCGGCGTGCTCGGCGTGCTGTGCGCGTCGATCGGCTCCATCCAGGTGAACGAGGCCATCAAGGTCCTCACCGGCGTCGGCGAGCCCCTCGTCGGCCGCCTGATGATCTACGACGCGCTGGAGATGAAGTACCGCGACGTCAAGGTCCGCAAGGACCCCGAGTGCCCGCTGTGCGGGAAGAATCCCTCGATCACCGAGCTGATCGACTACGAGGCGTTCTGCGGCACGATCTCCGACGAGGCCCAGGAGGCCGCCGCGGGCAGCACGATCACCGCGGCCGAGCTCGAGGCGATGCGCGACCGCGGCGACGACATCATGATCATCGATGTCCGCGAGCCGAACGAGTACGAGATCGTCAGCATCCCCGGCGCCGTACTGATCCCCAAGGGCGAGTTCCTCAACGGCTCGGCCCTGGAGGGTCTCCCGCAGAACCGGAAGATCGTGCTGCACTGCAAGTCGGGCGCCCGCTCGGCGGAGGTCCTCGCGGTGCTGAAGAACGCCGGCTTCTCCGACGCCGTCCACGTGGGCGGCGGCGTGCTGAGCTGGATCAAGACGGTCGACCCCAGCCTGCCGACCTACTGA
- a CDS encoding alpha/beta fold hydrolase: MGDEPIPVWPGRFIDVAGGGRLHLRATPEGPRETAVYVHGLAGSATNWTDLMGELAGEVRGVAPDLPGAGHSPEPPDGDYSVAAGATAVIRLAEALGDGPVHLFGHSMGGAVSVRVAATRPDLVRSLTLVSPALPDLRPRYGPARIALSAAPSIGELVVRWLSALPPERRVMATVSLCYADTGRVHPDRLREAVEELRRRDALPHTVMAMVGCTRAIVREYFRFGEDNLWRQAGRVTAPTLVVYGLRDRLIHARMVHRSGRAFRDVRLVTLPHAGHAAQMEYPELVAREARRLLAYTRMSPRRPA; the protein is encoded by the coding sequence GTGGGAGACGAGCCGATTCCGGTGTGGCCCGGCCGGTTCATCGACGTGGCGGGCGGCGGCCGCCTCCATCTCCGGGCGACTCCGGAGGGGCCGCGGGAGACCGCCGTCTACGTCCACGGGCTGGCGGGCTCGGCGACGAACTGGACGGACCTGATGGGCGAGCTCGCCGGCGAGGTGCGGGGCGTCGCGCCCGACCTGCCCGGGGCAGGGCACTCCCCGGAGCCGCCGGACGGCGACTACTCCGTCGCGGCCGGCGCGACCGCGGTGATCAGGCTCGCCGAGGCGCTCGGGGACGGCCCGGTCCACCTCTTCGGTCACTCCATGGGCGGCGCGGTCTCGGTCCGGGTCGCGGCCACGCGGCCCGACCTGGTCAGGTCGCTGACACTGGTCTCACCGGCGCTGCCCGACCTGCGGCCGAGGTACGGCCCGGCCAGGATCGCCCTGTCGGCCGCCCCGTCCATCGGCGAGCTGGTCGTCCGCTGGCTGAGCGCGCTCCCGCCCGAGCGGCGCGTGATGGCGACGGTGAGCCTGTGCTACGCCGACACGGGCCGGGTGCATCCGGACCGATTGCGCGAGGCGGTCGAGGAGCTGCGCCGCCGCGACGCGCTGCCGCACACGGTGATGGCCATGGTCGGCTGCACCCGCGCGATCGTGCGGGAGTATTTCCGGTTCGGCGAGGACAACCTCTGGCGGCAGGCCGGGCGGGTGACCGCGCCGACCCTCGTCGTGTACGGTCTGCGCGACCGCCTGATCCATGCCCGCATGGTGCACCGGTCGGGCCGGGCCTTCCGCGACGTGCGCCTGGTCACACTCCCGCACGCCGGGCACGCGGCGCAGATGGAGTATCCCGAGCTCGTCGCGCGTGAGGCGCGCCGTCTGCTGGCCTACACGAGGATGTCACCCCGCCGACCAGCGTGA